A single genomic interval of Arachis duranensis cultivar V14167 chromosome 7, aradu.V14167.gnm2.J7QH, whole genome shotgun sequence harbors:
- the LOC107496776 gene encoding uncharacterized protein LOC107496776: protein MSFLGRSLAGKEAAYFFQESKQAVGKLAQKNPLPSKPNNLDSVEHELLGGGGGGGSGGNADVLPEVLRHSLPSKIFRDETANSTNSSFSASKWVLHSDPKIQSFVNPDAINPLRAYVSLPQVTFGPKRWELPKAESTISASTANDLRQDRQTTHVNPEKLKAAAEGLANVGKAFAIATAVVFGGAALVFGTVASKLDMHNASDIKTKGKDFVEPQLESIKERFVPMKTWAENMSRKWHLKREEDAKQNPLAKELARMWGAKTSD, encoded by the exons atgagtTTTCTTGGACGAAGTTTAGCTGGGAAAGAAGCTGCATATTTTTTTCAGGAATCCAAACAGGCGGTGGGAAAATTGGCCCAGAAAAACCCTCTCCCATCCAAACCCAACAACCTCGACTCCGTCGAACACGAATTActaggtggtggtggtggtggtggcagtGGCGGCAACGCCGACGTGCTCCCCGAGGTTCTAAGGCACTCCCTTCCTTCCAAAATTTTCAGAGACGAAACCGCAAATTCAACCAATTCTTCCTTCTCTGCTTCCAAATGGGTCCTTCATTCTGACCCAAAAATCCAATCTTTTGTTAACCCTGATGCAATCAACCCGCTTCGAGCTTATGTTTCATTGCCTCAGGTCACGTTCGGTCCCAAAAG ATGGGAACTGCCTAAAGCAGAAAGCACGATTTCAGCTTCAACAGCTAATGACTTGCGTCAAGATAGGCAAACCACCCATGTTAATCCGGAGAAGTTGAAAGCTGCAGCTGAAGGGCTTGCAAATG TTGGAAAAGCATTTGCTATTGCCACTGCAGTTGTTTTTGGGGGTGCTGCATTGGTGTTTGGTACCGTAGCCTCCAAGTTAGATATGCACAAT GCCAGTGATATCAAAACTAAAGGAAAAGACTTTGTTGAGCCACAACTAGAGAGTATCAAAGAGCGATTTGTTCCCATGAAAACATGG GCTGAAAATATGTCAAGAAAATGGCATTTGAAAAGGGAAGAGGATGCTAAACAGAATCCTTTGGCAAAGGAGTTAGCTAGAATGTGGGGTGCAAAAACATCAGATTGA
- the LOC107496774 gene encoding LOW QUALITY PROTEIN: uncharacterized protein LOC107496774 (The sequence of the model RefSeq protein was modified relative to this genomic sequence to represent the inferred CDS: inserted 2 bases in 1 codon), translated as MSLFQLQPFNGISQLAVGNPFQQKKYGRRTFLCRPQAVASRTQRIMESVSVSGEVGGAGGAYSYEALKRLDQLWSNICSAQEVVQEPQQVVSTVPSSFRSSNLADKAQGSYDVLVCGGTLGIFIATALCAKGLRVAIVERNVLKGREQEWNISRKELMELVEVGVLEEEDIDRATAAKFNPNRCGFEGKGDIWVEDILNLGVSPVKLIEIVKKRFISLGGVIFEGCSVAGIDVYEDAAVLKLSEDKILLSRLIIDAMGNFSPVVKQIRCGKKPDGICLVVGTCARGFEKNSNSDVIYSSSSVKKVGNSKAQYFWEAFPAGSGPLDRTTYMFTYVEPQPGSPKLEELLEQYWDLMPEYQGVSLDDLEILRVIYGIFPTYRESPLPSAFNRVLQFGDASGIQSPVSFGGFGSLTRHLGRLSSGIYEAMNGDYLESQDLSLLNPYXWYFSALFFITNVPEDFINELLYTNFNCMQRLGDPVLRPFLQDVVQFGPLSKTLGLVMLTNPQILPSIFKQVGVPVLLDWSKHFLMLGYYTFLSTFADPVVRPFLNTLPSKTSFRWRRHLEAWKYGAGLDYKL; from the exons ATGTCATTGTTTCAGCTTCAACCCTTTAATGGAATATCTCAGCTTGCAGTGGGGAATCCATTCCAGCAGAAAAAATATGGCAGAAGAACCTTCCTTTGTAGACCACAAGCTGTTGCTTCCAGAACACAG AGGATAATGGAGAGTGTTTCAGTGAGTGGAGAAGTTGGTGGGGCTGGGGGAGCATACTCTTATGAAGCCTTGAAAAGATTAGACCAGTTATGGTCTAACATATGCTCTGCTCAAGAAG TTGTGCAAGAACCTCAGCAAGTTGTCTCTACTGTTCCAAGCTCATTTCGCTCGTCCAATCTGGCCGACAAAGCACAAGGCTCATATGACGTGTTGGTGTGTGGAGGCACTCTGGGGATCTTCATTGCAACAGCCTTGTGTGCTAAAGGCCTTAGAGTAGCCATTGTAGAAAGGAATGTATTAAAAGGG AGGGAGCAAGAATGGAACATATCAAGAAAGGAACTTATGGAACTAGTGGAAGTTGGAGTCCTGGAAGAAGAAGATATTGATAGAGCCACAGCCGCAAAGTTCAATCCA AATAGATGTGGCTTTGAAGGGAAAGGTGACATCTGGGTTGAGGACATTCTTAATCTTGGTGTTTC ACCTGTAAAGCTAATTGAGATTGTAAAGAAACGTTTTATCTCCCTTGGCGGAGTCATCTTTGAGGGTTGCAGTGTTGCCGGCATTGATGTATATGAGGATGCTGCA GTTCTGAAACTTTCTGAGGACAAAATCTTGTTATCTCGTCTTATAATCGATGCCATGGGGAACTTTTCCCCTGTTGTAAAACAG ATAAGATGCGGGAAGAAACCCGATGGCATTTGCCTTGTTGTTGGAACTTGCGCACGAGGCTTCGAGAAAAACTCTAACAGTGATGTCATATATAGCAGTTCATCAGTAAAGAAAGTAGGGAACTCAAAAGCACAATACTTTTGGGAG GCATTTCCAGCTGGATCAGGTCCTTTGGATCGCACCACTTACATGTTCACTTATGTAGAACCTCAACCGGGATCACCAAAATTGGAAGAATTATTGGAACAATACTGGGATCTGATGCCAGAATATCAG GGTGTTTCGCTCGACGATTTAGAGATACTGAGAGTTATTTATGGCATCTTTCCCACATATCGCGAGAG CCCTCTACCATCAGCTTTTAATAGAGTTTTACAG TTTGGTGATGCTAGTGGCATACAATCACCAGTTTCATTTGGTGGTTTTGGAAGCTTGACCAGGCACCTTGGAAGACTCTCATCTG GAATATATGAAGCAATGAATGGTGATTATCTTGAGTCACAAGACTTGTCTCTTCTGAATCCATA ATGGTATTTTTCTGCATTATTTTTTATCACCAATGTTCCTGAAGATTTTATTAATGAACTTCTTTATACCAACTTTAATTGTATGCAG AGGCTTGGAGATCCAGTACTAAGACCATTTCTACAG GATGTTGTTCAGTTTGGGCCACTCTCCAAGACATTGGGACTAGTTATGTTAACTAATCCTCAAATTCTCCCTTCAATATTTAAACAG GTTGGTGTTCCTGTGCTTCTTGACTGGTCCAAACACTTTCTGATGCTTGGTTACTATACTTTCCTCTCCACCTTTGCTGATCCTGTtgtgag GCCATTCTTGAATACATTACCATCGAAGACGAGTTTCCGGTGGAGGCGGCATCTAGAGGCCTGGAAATATGGAGCTGGTCTTGATTACAAGCTTTGA
- the LOC107496778 gene encoding uncharacterized protein LOC107496778 — protein MASLLTTSTFTYSPLNSHTKDYSNKSGNSSTGRRCSIKAMRIEKSLEELYNVKVERKVSSERLAQLGVSKWSVWKTGKCKLPWDWQVDQLVYIEEGEVRVVPEGSKRFMQFVAGDLVRYPKWFEADLWFNGPYQERYSFRAYGDDY, from the coding sequence ATGGCAAGCCTGTTAACAACATCAACCTTCACATATTCTCCTCTCAACAGCCACACCAAAGATTATAGTAATAAGTCCGGAAATTCTTCTACAGGAAGGAGATGTTCCATAAAAGCAATGAGGATAGAAAAATCTTTGGAAGAATTATACAATGTGAAGGTCGAAAGGAAAGTGTCTTCTGAAAGGCTAGCTCAACTTGGAGTCTCAAAATGGTCAGTGTGGAAGACCGGAAAATGCAAGTTGCCGTGGGACTGGCAGGTTGACCAACTGGTGTACATAGAAGAAGGGGAAGTGAGGGTTGTCCCGGAAGGAAGCAAGCGATTCATGCAGTTCGTTGCTGGTGACTTGGTCAGGTACCCCAAATGGTTTGAGGCTGACCTATGGTTCAATGGTCCATATCAAGAACGATATAGTTTTAGAGCATATggtgatgattattga
- the LOC107496777 gene encoding uncharacterized protein LOC107496777: MNIHSASAFTFLCFLTIIFPLSSSNVQSQDLTFKYCDKNAKYSMKVSAVKASSNPVVRGVPFTINTTFHSDEAITGGKAQYRLKSDEVDAVYTYASNVCEEKQCPVSAGKHGLILDMRFPAVAPKGTYHMNMTFVDQNGKKLTCIISPFKVDDATTK; the protein is encoded by the exons ATGAATATTCACTCTGCTTCAGCTTTCACTTTCCTTTGCTTCTTAACCATCATTTTCCcactttcttcttcaaatgTTCAATCTCAAGATCTTACCTTCAAATACTGTG ATAAGAATGCAAAGTATAGTATGAAAGTGAGTGCAGTGAAAGCATCATCCAACCCTGTGGTGAGAGGGGTTCCCTTCACCATTAACACCACATTTCATTCTG ATGAGGCAATTACTGGTGGAAAAGCACAATACAGACTTAAAAGTGATGAAGTAGATGctgtgtatacatatgcaagCAATGTCTGTGAGGAAAAGCAATGTCCTGTTTCTGCTGGAAAGCATGGTCTCATTCTAGACATGAGGTTTCCTGCAGTTGCTCCAAAG GGAACATATCATATGAACATGACATTTGTGGACCAGAATGGAAAGAAGTTAACCTGCATTATCTCTCCCTTCAAAGTTGATGATGCAACTACCAAATGA